Proteins from a single region of Engystomops pustulosus chromosome 5, aEngPut4.maternal, whole genome shotgun sequence:
- the SOX4 gene encoding transcription factor SOX-4 — MVQQSSNADNTEALLAGESSESGVGIELDMASSPTPGSTASTGGKADDPSWCKTPSGHIKRPMNAFMVWSQIERRKIMEQSPDMHNAEISKRLGKRWKQLKDSDKIPFIREAERLRLKHMADYPDYKYRPRKKVKSGASKPGEKGCSSPGAGSGGPGSCGSSKPPVKKSSSGGARGCSKPHNKLLLGGKAFSPEQPCMLDHHSLYKSRAASKKPKHRLYIFGAPGSSPMAVPASPTLSCSSGEASDPLSLYDDGAGSMHNSPDSPSEQDGYPRASSPAPSSSHSSSSSAASSPSSASSSSSSASSSDEELEDELLELNPSPGFESMSLGSFSSAALDRDLDFNFEAGSGSHFEFPDYCTPEVSEMISGDWLESSISNLVFTY; from the coding sequence ATGGTGCAGCAGAGCAGCAACGCCGACAACACGGAGGCTCTGCTGGCGGGAGAGAGCTCGGAGTCCGGGGTGGGCATCGAGCTGGACATGGCATCTTCTCCCACCCCGGGCTCCACTGCTTCCACCGGGGGCAAAGCTGATGACCCGAGCTGGTGCAAGACCCCGAGCGGCCACATCAAGAGACCGATGAACGCCTTCATGGTGTGGTCGCAGATCGAGCGCAGGAAGATCATGGAGCAGTCCCCGGACATGCACAACGCCGAGATCTCCAAGCGCCTGGGCAAGCGCTGGAAGCAGCTCAAGGACAGCGACAAGATCCCCTTCATCCGGGAGGCCGAGCGGCTGCGGCTCAAGCACATGGCCGACTACCCGGACTACAAGTACCGGCCCAGGAAGAAGGTCAAGTCTGGCGCCTCCAAGCCCGGAGAGAAGGGCTGCAGCAGCCCCGGGGCGGGAAGCGGCGGCCCCGGCAGCTGCGGCTCCTCCAAGCCGCCAGTCAAGAAGAGCAGCAGCGGCGGCGCTAGGGGCTGCAGTAAGCCGCACAACAAGCTGCTGCTGGGCGGCAAAGCCTTCTCCCCCGAGCAGCCGTGCATGCTGGACCACCACTCCCTGTACAAGTCCCGGGCCGCCAGCAAGAAGCCCAAGCACCGGCTCTACATCTTCGGCGCCCCCGGCTCGTCCCCCATGGCCGTGCCCGCCAGCCCGACCCTCAGCTGCAGCTCCGGCGAGGCCAGTGACCCGCTCAGTCTGTACGACGACGGGGCCGGCTCCATGCACAACTCCCCGGACTCTCCATCCGAGCAGGACGGCTACCCGAGGGCGTCCTCCCCGGCCCCGTCCTCCTctcactcctcctcttcttcggctgcatcctccccctcctccgcatcctcctcctcctcatcggcTTCCTCCTCGGACGAGGAGCTGGAGGACGAGCTGCTGGAGCTGAACCCGAGCCCGGGCTTTGAGAGCATGTCCCTGGGCAGCTTCAGCTCGGCCGCCCTGGACAGAGACCTGGACTTTAACTTTGAGGCGGGCTCGGGCTCGCACTTCGAGTTCCCGGACTATTGCACGCCGGAGGTGAGTGAGATGATCTCCGGGGACTGGCTGGAGTCCAGCATCTCCAACCTGGTGTTCACCTACTGA